The proteins below are encoded in one region of Aphanothece sacrum FPU1:
- the rimI gene encoding ribosomal protein S18-alanine N-acetyltransferase, which produces MSRLSLKINRPELKHLHQIVELDRHCLGGLWTIKGYQQELESLNSSFLVLSIESQNLIIGCGCFWSILEEAHITLLMIHPDYQKQGLGQLLLYEVLKDACQRQLERATLEVRVSNYSALSLYEKFGFKIAGRRKGYYQETGEDALILWRGDLHYPQFQTQMSNLWPNISDRLNQHHWQISW; this is translated from the coding sequence ATGTCCCGTTTATCTCTGAAGATCAATCGTCCTGAGTTAAAACATTTGCACCAAATTGTTGAATTAGATCGTCACTGTTTAGGAGGTTTATGGACAATTAAAGGATATCAACAGGAATTAGAGAGTCTTAATAGTAGCTTTTTAGTGTTATCTATAGAATCTCAGAATTTAATTATTGGTTGTGGTTGTTTTTGGTCTATTTTAGAAGAAGCTCACATTACCTTACTAATGATTCATCCAGACTATCAAAAACAAGGTTTAGGGCAATTACTACTTTATGAAGTATTAAAAGATGCTTGTCAACGTCAACTAGAACGAGCTACCCTAGAAGTGAGAGTATCTAACTATTCGGCCCTATCTTTATACGAAAAATTTGGCTTTAAAATTGCCGGACGACGTAAAGGATATTATCAAGAAACGGGAGAAGATGCTCTAATTCTTTGGCGGGGTGATTTACATTATCCCCAGTTCCAAACACAAATGTCCAATTTGTGGCCTAATATTAGCGATCGCCTTAACCAACATCATTGGCAAATTTCTTGGTGA
- a CDS encoding response regulator transcription factor — protein MKILLVEDDEGITIPVVEDLEDRNYVVEVAHDGQIASELLDVFEYDIILLDVTMPKMDGITLCRQLRSQGRKIPILMITARDTLTDRVTGLDAGADDYLVKPFELEELSARIRALLRRGESTLPPVLQWGDLCLDPSSCQVSYQNHLISVSPKEYTLLEFFLRNPRRMFTRSQILDRLWPLEQLPEEATIKAHISSLRQKLKKAGLSSDVIETVYGLGYRLRESP, from the coding sequence ATGAAAATCTTATTAGTAGAAGACGACGAAGGCATTACCATCCCCGTGGTTGAAGATCTTGAGGATCGTAATTATGTAGTAGAGGTTGCCCATGATGGACAAATCGCCTCGGAACTTTTAGATGTGTTTGAGTATGACATCATCTTGTTAGATGTCACGATGCCCAAAATGGATGGAATAACCCTGTGTCGGCAGTTACGTTCTCAAGGACGTAAAATCCCTATTTTGATGATAACTGCCAGAGATACACTCACAGATAGGGTAACAGGGTTGGATGCTGGGGCCGATGATTATTTAGTTAAGCCTTTTGAACTTGAGGAATTATCGGCTCGCATTCGCGCTTTATTACGTCGGGGAGAGTCAACTTTACCCCCTGTCTTGCAGTGGGGAGACTTATGTCTAGATCCGAGTTCTTGTCAAGTGTCTTACCAAAATCATCTGATTTCTGTAAGTCCTAAAGAATATACTTTACTCGAATTTTTCTTGCGTAATCCTCGTCGGATGTTTACTCGTAGCCAAATTTTAGATCGACTTTGGCCGTTAGAACAACTACCTGAAGAAGCCACTATTAAAGCTCATATTAGTAGTTTACGCCAAAAACTCAAAAAAGCCGGACTTTCCTCAGATGTGATTGAGACTGTTTATGGGTTAGGTTATCGTCTCAGGGAATCTCCTTAA
- a CDS encoding sensor histidine kinase, which yields MFQGLRFNLLLWYVVVMEIILISFSGGIYFLFTDTLSSQVDKKLVNLANFMAPTLSQVYTQKNQYLEQFELHNLLNSKTDSIEWFDSNKRLLASTGGITVSLNPEPGLSSETMPNFGEIRTVTLFVSIDRSKFNQPALKGYVRISQSLKELEQEKTQLLVNLGFGIFLSLVFVTPCGFWLTQKAVKPVEQSHQQVEQSLKQVEQSHRQVEQSLKQVEQSHQKLKQFTADASHELRNPLTAIKASIDVMLKHPERIHEKDVRKVGVIANSVEHMTNLVKDLLFLARSDGEMSIPERELTKISLNSLLDDLVESLEDLAQQKEITLTYEGFAQLSVRGNRDQLIRLFSNLIQNAINYTPEQGFVMVRLVQHNSSAVVTVEDTGMGITPEQIPLVFERFWRADKARNQRAGGTGLGLSIAQAITNTHQGKIKVSSQVGIGTCFEVSLPAYEL from the coding sequence ATGTTTCAAGGTCTGCGGTTTAATCTGCTTCTATGGTATGTGGTGGTCATGGAGATTATCTTAATTTCATTTAGTGGCGGGATCTATTTTTTGTTCACTGATACTCTCTCTAGTCAAGTTGACAAAAAGCTAGTCAATTTAGCTAACTTTATGGCCCCTACTTTGAGTCAGGTATACACTCAAAAAAATCAATATCTTGAGCAATTTGAACTACATAATCTCTTGAATTCAAAAACGGATTCTATTGAATGGTTTGATAGCAATAAACGGCTTTTAGCCAGTACAGGAGGGATTACTGTTTCTTTGAACCCTGAACCAGGTTTAAGTTCTGAAACAATGCCCAACTTTGGAGAGATTCGCACTGTTACTCTATTTGTATCGATTGATCGTTCTAAATTTAATCAACCTGCTTTAAAAGGGTATGTACGCATTAGTCAATCTTTAAAAGAGTTAGAACAAGAAAAAACGCAATTGTTGGTCAATTTAGGATTTGGTATTTTCCTAAGCTTAGTTTTTGTCACTCCTTGCGGTTTTTGGCTCACACAAAAAGCAGTTAAACCAGTTGAACAAAGTCATCAACAAGTTGAACAAAGTCTTAAGCAAGTTGAACAAAGTCATCGACAAGTTGAACAAAGTCTTAAGCAAGTTGAACAAAGTCATCAAAAATTAAAACAGTTTACGGCTGATGCTTCTCATGAATTGCGTAATCCCTTAACAGCAATTAAAGCCTCAATTGACGTTATGCTCAAGCATCCAGAGCGAATTCATGAGAAAGATGTACGAAAAGTAGGAGTTATTGCGAATTCGGTAGAGCATATGACTAATTTAGTCAAAGATTTACTGTTTTTAGCTCGTAGTGATGGGGAAATGTCTATCCCAGAGCGTGAATTGACTAAAATTTCTCTTAATTCTTTATTAGATGATTTAGTCGAGTCCTTAGAAGATTTAGCCCAACAAAAAGAAATTACCCTGACTTATGAAGGATTCGCTCAGCTATCAGTAAGGGGAAATAGAGACCAACTGATTCGTTTATTTTCTAATTTGATCCAAAACGCTATTAATTATACTCCTGAGCAAGGTTTTGTCATGGTTCGTCTAGTGCAGCATAATTCCTCGGCAGTAGTAACAGTTGAAGATACGGGAATGGGTATTACTCCAGAACAAATTCCTTTGGTTTTTGAGCGTTTTTGGCGAGCAGATAAAGCTCGTAACCAACGCGCTGGAGGGACAGGTTTGGGACTATCTATTGCTCAAGCGATCACTAATACTCATCAGGGAAAAATTAAAGTCAGTAGTCAGGTAGGTATAGGAACTTGTTTTGAGGTTTCTTTACCTGCTTATGAATTATGA
- a CDS encoding ATP-binding protein, whose translation MVLFEKKEDKNNSLIKEVRLQLRTELTELEKVLVWFEKIAHPYLVQECLWKCKLALAEGFTNTVIYAHKDLPPVVPIIVEVNLYSYVIEIRIWDIGPKFDLLTKLAQIEQDKSSPLEKENYRGLFFMKNLTDELNYIRVADRRNCLILRKHFQQLIIDN comes from the coding sequence GTGGTGCTGTTTGAAAAAAAAGAAGATAAAAATAACTCATTAATTAAGGAAGTGCGTCTACAACTTAGAACCGAGTTGACAGAGTTGGAGAAAGTTTTAGTTTGGTTTGAGAAAATCGCTCATCCTTATTTAGTCCAAGAATGTCTATGGAAGTGTAAATTGGCCTTGGCGGAAGGCTTTACAAATACGGTTATTTATGCTCATAAAGATTTACCACCTGTGGTTCCTATTATTGTAGAAGTTAATCTTTATTCTTATGTGATAGAGATTAGAATTTGGGATATAGGGCCAAAGTTTGATTTACTGACAAAATTAGCTCAAATTGAACAAGATAAAAGTAGTCCCCTGGAAAAAGAAAATTATCGAGGTCTGTTTTTTATGAAAAATTTAACTGATGAATTAAACTATATTCGTGTTGCTGACCGACGTAATTGTTTAATTTTACGAAAACATTTTCAACAATTGATAATTGATAATTAA
- a CDS encoding anti-sigma factor antagonist (This anti-anti-sigma factor, or anti-sigma factor antagonist, belongs to a family that includes characterized members SpoIIAA, RsbV, RsfA, and RsfB.), protein MTSQIPEAYFPIVFVNNYPVMQMPPRLTVLEAVQFKGICYEFLSGDDLPPQLILDFSHTQFMDSSGVGALVHNFKAAQNKEVQLILYNTHPPVMAVLSMTGLDEIFTITSSLDSKSSTIINNSQTNYQQPPETHPSVRSWMKRSIDIVGGLVGLIITVILLIPIAIIIKLDSPGPIFFCQTRCGWLGKRFKIIKFRSMCIDAEALKNQIPNEAKGAIFKNPNDPRITKIGRFLRRTSLDELPQFWNVLQGDMSLVGTRPPTPDEVEKYEIPQWQRLDVKPGMTGEWQVYGRSRIKNFEEVIELDLRYQENWSHWYDLKLIFKTLLILFRKNSGAV, encoded by the coding sequence ATGACTAGTCAAATACCAGAAGCATATTTTCCCATTGTTTTTGTCAACAATTATCCTGTCATGCAAATGCCGCCTCGTTTGACTGTGTTAGAGGCGGTACAGTTTAAGGGTATTTGTTATGAATTTCTGTCGGGTGATGACCTCCCACCTCAACTAATTCTTGATTTTAGTCATACTCAGTTTATGGATAGTAGTGGGGTGGGGGCTTTAGTTCACAATTTTAAGGCGGCTCAAAACAAAGAGGTTCAATTAATTCTCTATAATACTCATCCTCCAGTGATGGCGGTTTTGTCTATGACTGGACTCGATGAAATCTTTACTATTACTTCCAGTCTAGACTCTAAATCTTCTACCATAATTAATAATAGTCAGACTAATTATCAACAGCCTCCTGAAACTCATCCTTCTGTTCGTTCTTGGATGAAACGCTCGATAGATATTGTGGGTGGTTTAGTGGGATTAATAATTACTGTAATTTTGCTTATTCCTATTGCAATTATTATTAAATTAGATAGTCCAGGTCCGATATTTTTTTGCCAAACTCGTTGTGGTTGGCTGGGAAAACGGTTTAAAATTATTAAATTTCGCTCTATGTGTATTGATGCAGAAGCATTAAAAAATCAAATTCCTAATGAAGCAAAAGGAGCTATTTTTAAGAATCCTAATGATCCACGTATTACAAAAATTGGGAGATTTTTACGACGGACTAGCTTAGACGAATTACCTCAATTTTGGAATGTGTTACAAGGGGATATGAGTTTAGTAGGAACCAGACCACCTACTCCTGATGAAGTAGAAAAGTATGAAATTCCTCAATGGCAAAGATTAGATGTTAAACCAGGAATGACAGGAGAATGGCAAGTTTATGGACGATCAAGGATCAAAAATTTTGAGGAGGTGATTGAATTAGATTTACGGTATCAAGAAAATTGGAGTCATTGGTATGACCTCAAATTGATTTTCAAAACTTTGTTAATTTTATTTCGTAAAAATAGTGGTGCTGTTTGA
- a CDS encoding DUF3318 domain-containing protein, which produces MTSYATSSARAEMSELRRLKTLLPPELQSWVMIEGSTEINPPLVRCEELGRDEVEIQIDLAKWENLAIDQRNLLFWHEVARIQNDTIPREGWEMAALAIGLGGAVGELWVQDGLLLLLALGLCGISGYRLWQKNNGDRKLKESLDADEKAIALAGRFGYSLPNAYKSLGSAFKTLIEQTPNRRQRKQYESRLQALRRSAAKAKTKMQQEQDKPTRP; this is translated from the coding sequence ATGACATCCTATGCTACCTCATCAGCTAGAGCGGAAATGAGCGAACTAAGGCGGTTAAAAACATTATTACCGCCAGAATTACAAAGTTGGGTTATGATAGAAGGCAGTACCGAAATTAACCCGCCTTTAGTCCGTTGCGAAGAACTAGGAAGAGACGAAGTGGAAATTCAAATTGATCTGGCTAAATGGGAAAATTTAGCCATTGATCAACGAAATTTGTTATTTTGGCATGAAGTTGCCCGTATTCAAAATGACACCATTCCCAGAGAAGGATGGGAAATGGCAGCCCTCGCTATTGGTTTAGGGGGTGCAGTTGGAGAATTATGGGTACAAGATGGTTTGTTGTTATTATTAGCATTAGGCCTATGTGGCATTTCTGGGTATCGACTCTGGCAAAAAAATAATGGCGATCGCAAACTCAAAGAGTCTTTAGATGCTGATGAAAAAGCGATCGCCTTAGCCGGTCGTTTTGGTTACTCCTTGCCCAATGCCTATAAAAGTCTCGGCAGTGCCTTTAAAACCCTAATTGAGCAAACGCCTAACCGTCGTCAGCGTAAACAATACGAATCTCGTTTACAAGCCCTCAGACGGAGTGCTGCTAAGGCAAAAACCAAAATGCAGCAGGAACAAGATAAACCGACACGCCCCTAA
- a CDS encoding DUF3318 domain-containing protein — MSIESEISRLLDVMPASGRMLTKIVSQPQQSKVIDAPFTPPWKWNNRPIYINFDLWRRLSRGQRDLLVLRATSSLIAIKWFKPDVYQGIVLAGVIGLTVEGIQGDGLGMLVAGGLSAIAANHIWRNNRSVQREIDADEAAIKVAVRRGYTDVEAAKNLLEGIEVTAQLEGRSNLNFTELIRTQHLKAMANLSPVGVPDRVKMNE, encoded by the coding sequence ATGAGTATCGAATCTGAGATTAGCCGCCTATTAGATGTAATGCCTGCTTCTGGGCGAATGTTAACTAAAATTGTTAGCCAACCCCAACAGTCTAAGGTAATTGACGCGCCTTTTACACCTCCCTGGAAATGGAATAACCGCCCCATTTATATCAACTTTGACTTATGGCGGCGGTTATCTAGAGGACAGAGAGATTTGTTAGTATTAAGGGCAACAAGCAGTCTGATCGCGATTAAATGGTTTAAACCCGATGTTTATCAAGGTATTGTCTTAGCTGGAGTAATAGGACTAACCGTCGAAGGAATTCAAGGAGATGGGTTAGGAATGCTTGTGGCTGGGGGTTTAAGCGCGATCGCTGCTAACCACATCTGGCGTAATAATCGAAGTGTGCAGCGAGAAATTGATGCGGATGAAGCGGCGATCAAAGTGGCTGTCAGACGAGGCTATACGGACGTAGAAGCGGCGAAAAATCTCTTAGAGGGGATTGAAGTCACTGCCCAATTAGAAGGACGTTCTAATCTCAATTTTACCGAGTTAATTCGCACTCAGCATCTGAAAGCTATGGCTAATCTTTCGCCAGTGGGAGTTCCTGATCGAGTGAAAATGAATGAATGA
- the folB gene encoding dihydroneopterin aldolase: MDSIEITGIRSYGYIGYLPEEQVLGQWFEVDLTIAVDLQPSGTTDNIEDTLDYRQAIAIVKNRIATEKFALIEKLAAAIAKDILTLDRVQQVRVRLSKPAAPIPDFGGKITVDITRSHYS, from the coding sequence ATGGACTCAATTGAAATTACTGGAATTCGCAGTTACGGGTATATAGGTTATTTACCCGAAGAACAAGTCTTAGGACAATGGTTTGAAGTAGATCTGACTATAGCAGTAGATTTACAACCATCGGGAACGACTGATAACATTGAAGATACCTTAGATTATCGTCAGGCGATCGCTATTGTTAAAAATCGGATCGCCACCGAAAAATTTGCCTTGATTGAAAAATTAGCTGCCGCGATCGCTAAAGACATTTTAACATTAGATCGAGTGCAACAAGTAAGAGTGCGTTTAAGTAAACCGGCCGCCCCTATTCCTGATTTTGGTGGCAAAATAACAGTAGATATTACTAGAAGTCATTATAGCTAA
- a CDS encoding rhomboid family intramembrane serine protease has product MSHHQHNDISREMKTQAKILGGFVAVFWLSELLDLFVFHGSLNQFGIIPHNIIGLRGILFAPFLHGNLAHLIGNTIPFIVLGWLVMLQETSDFWIVTALTMVIGGLGTWLFGAPGSVHIGASILIFGYLGFLLLRGYFQRNFASILLSIVVGFFYGRLVFGVLPSDRGISWQGHLFGFLGGILAAKLIANEKRSYR; this is encoded by the coding sequence ATGAGCCACCATCAACATAATGATATCTCCCGTGAGATGAAAACCCAAGCTAAGATTTTAGGCGGATTTGTGGCTGTTTTTTGGCTATCAGAACTATTAGATTTATTCGTTTTTCATGGTAGTTTAAATCAGTTTGGTATTATACCTCATAATATAATCGGGTTAAGAGGAATTTTATTTGCGCCTTTTTTACATGGAAATTTAGCTCATTTAATCGGTAATACTATTCCTTTTATAGTATTAGGCTGGTTGGTAATGTTACAAGAAACCAGTGATTTTTGGATTGTTACTGCCTTAACTATGGTAATTGGTGGTTTAGGTACTTGGCTATTTGGCGCACCTGGATCAGTCCATATTGGGGCCAGTATTCTAATTTTTGGTTATTTAGGCTTTTTATTATTACGAGGCTATTTTCAAAGAAATTTTGCCTCTATTTTATTATCAATTGTGGTAGGATTTTTTTACGGACGTTTAGTATTTGGTGTTCTACCATCTGATCGTGGAATTTCTTGGCAAGGTCATTTATTTGGCTTTTTAGGAGGAATATTAGCCGCTAAATTAATTGCTAATGAAAAGCGATCTTATCGATAA
- a CDS encoding DUF433 domain-containing protein — MQLEDYFNFLSPNDIRLKGTRIGIETILYDYIYHAKTPEEITKTYPSLNLEQVYATILYYLHDKENITNYLTEWIEHGEQMRERQKQNPPPVAEKLRKLREQRKISKQANDSEIFIR, encoded by the coding sequence ATGCAACTCGAAGACTATTTTAACTTTCTAAGCCCTAATGATATTCGTTTAAAAGGAACAAGAATTGGCATTGAAACAATTCTCTATGACTATATTTATCATGCCAAAACACCAGAAGAAATTACCAAAACCTACCCCTCTTTAAATTTAGAACAAGTTTATGCGACAATTTTATACTACTTACACGACAAAGAAAACATAACTAATTATTTAACCGAATGGATTGAACATGGAGAACAAATGAGAGAAAGACAAAAACAAAATCCTCCTCCGGTTGCTGAAAAACTGAGAAAATTAAGGGAACAAAGAAAAATAAGCAAACAAGCAAATGACTCTGAAATATTTATTAGATGA
- a CDS encoding DUF5615 family PIN-like protein produces MTLKYLLDENIDPLYATQLRRLKPDLVIRVIGEPVTPSKGRLDPEILCWCEENNFILVTNNRTSMPVHLVDHTAKNRHIPGIFILNPNLSIGENIEELILAAEASFDNEYQDRIDYLPLP; encoded by the coding sequence ATGACTCTGAAATATTTATTAGATGAAAATATTGATCCTCTCTATGCGACTCAATTACGGAGACTCAAACCTGATTTAGTTATTAGAGTTATTGGAGAACCTGTCACACCATCTAAAGGGAGATTAGACCCTGAAATTCTCTGCTGGTGTGAAGAAAATAATTTTATTCTGGTAACAAATAATCGGACTTCTATGCCAGTTCATTTGGTTGACCATACAGCAAAAAATCGTCACATTCCAGGCATTTTTATTCTGAATCCCAATTTGAGCATTGGTGAAAATATAGAAGAATTAATTCTTGCGGCTGAAGCTTCATTTGATAATGAGTATCAAGACCGAATTGATTATCTTCCTTTACCTTAA
- a CDS encoding bifunctional pantoate--beta-alanine ligase/(d)CMP kinase, translated as MNNLRVYRTVAGLRAHLEQLRSTQTIGLVPTMGALHQGHLSLISQAMAEVDLVVVSIFVNPLQFAPTEDLGQYPRQLEEDCQLCQTMGVDVVFAPSPEEMGMDTNTDVTSVTTTAVMPPHSMLSMLCGAVRPGHFPGVSTIVTKLFNIISPHVAYFGEKDAQQLAIIRRLVADLNLRIIIKGCAIVRESSGLAYSSRNQYLSQEEREQSLALFASLKQAQLAFAQGERQANALVETVKQVLALTPLVQVQYVDLVDPQTLTPLEQVEDQGLLAIAAYVGSTRLIDNVMLRVRQPIIAIDGPAGAGKSTVTRRVAQALNLVYLDTGAMYRAIAWLVLQSGVELSDYGAIAELVSQAKLEFLPPFEGKPPQIYINGQDISQAIRTPQVTALVSPLSAQASVRAKLVAYQQQLGKKGGIVAEGRDIGTNVFPDAEVKIYLTASVQERARRRLLDFQAQGEENMSLEQLEHDIEQRDYLDSNRCLAPLRKAVDAIEINTDGLSIEEVIDKILNVCPK; from the coding sequence ATGAATAACCTCCGTGTCTATAGAACCGTAGCGGGATTACGGGCCCATTTAGAACAGTTGAGATCCACTCAAACTATTGGATTAGTCCCCACAATGGGAGCATTACACCAAGGTCATTTGAGCTTAATTAGTCAAGCTATGGCCGAAGTAGATCTAGTTGTGGTTAGCATTTTTGTTAACCCACTCCAATTTGCTCCTACTGAAGATTTAGGGCAATATCCCCGTCAGTTAGAGGAAGATTGTCAATTGTGTCAAACAATGGGCGTAGATGTGGTTTTTGCCCCTTCTCCTGAAGAAATGGGCATGGACACCAACACTGATGTTACCTCAGTGACTACTACCGCCGTTATGCCTCCCCATTCTATGCTTTCTATGTTATGTGGTGCGGTTCGTCCTGGACACTTTCCGGGAGTGTCCACTATCGTCACAAAGTTATTCAATATTATCAGTCCTCATGTGGCTTATTTTGGGGAGAAAGATGCCCAACAATTGGCGATTATTCGGCGATTAGTGGCAGATTTAAACCTTCGGATCATCATTAAAGGTTGTGCTATCGTTAGAGAATCTTCAGGATTGGCTTATAGTTCTCGTAATCAATATTTGAGTCAGGAAGAACGAGAGCAGTCTTTAGCTTTATTTGCTAGTCTGAAACAGGCTCAGTTAGCTTTTGCACAAGGGGAACGACAAGCTAATGCACTTGTTGAGACGGTTAAGCAAGTATTAGCTTTGACTCCATTGGTTCAGGTTCAATATGTGGATTTAGTTGATCCTCAAACTTTGACCCCTTTAGAACAAGTGGAAGATCAGGGATTATTGGCGATCGCAGCTTATGTGGGGTCTACTCGTTTGATTGATAATGTTATGTTACGAGTACGTCAACCGATTATTGCTATTGATGGGCCGGCCGGGGCCGGTAAATCTACTGTGACTCGTCGGGTAGCTCAAGCTCTCAATTTGGTATATTTGGATACGGGGGCTATGTACCGAGCGATCGCTTGGTTAGTTTTACAGTCTGGGGTTGAGCTTTCAGATTATGGGGCGATCGCGGAATTAGTGTCTCAGGCAAAATTAGAATTTTTGCCACCTTTTGAGGGAAAACCGCCTCAAATTTACATTAATGGTCAAGATATTAGTCAAGCTATTCGTACCCCCCAAGTAACGGCCCTTGTGTCTCCTTTATCGGCCCAAGCTTCGGTAAGAGCGAAATTAGTCGCTTATCAGCAACAATTGGGTAAAAAGGGGGGAATTGTGGCCGAAGGTCGAGATATCGGTACTAATGTCTTTCCTGATGCGGAAGTTAAAATATACCTAACAGCTTCGGTACAGGAAAGGGCCAGACGACGGTTACTTGATTTTCAAGCTCAAGGAGAGGAAAATATGTCTTTAGAGCAACTTGAACATGATATTGAGCAACGGGATTATTTAGATAGTAATCGTTGTCTTGCACCCCTACGAAAAGCGGTAGATGCTATTGAAATTAATACGGATGGGTTAAGTATTGAGGAAGTGATTGATAAGATTCTTAATGTTTGTCCTAAATAG
- a CDS encoding septal ring lytic transglycosylase RlpA family protein: MNRKFWKGLTTTALMTTLGTTAFLTLSLQGSQAFDAKDTLNQETVETQITNPVDSSQPLTPENQNSSIVNPTATDSNSPTSENQMATLELHRWKYQLAVTVKVSQIPVITFLGSRADLAQLQHSDNPSKVESQAIIRGKALVARLNQLSQEQTFKSQSINVNINQDKRSYTITVNSQELIKLDQGTILPDTTNKLAADALQITNRLRRLMGDAPPLTAIAQTPQSGYATQGMQKRVAATRKGMASWYGPGFHGRLTANGERYNQYELTAAHRNLPFGTQVRVTNLSNGRTIIVRINDRGPYAHGRIIDLSKGAAKILGLVSSGVAPVQIEILGR; this comes from the coding sequence ATGAACAGAAAATTTTGGAAAGGGCTAACAACAACCGCTCTCATGACCACTTTAGGCACTACCGCGTTTCTCACTCTTTCCTTACAGGGATCACAAGCATTTGACGCAAAAGATACCCTTAATCAAGAAACTGTGGAGACGCAAATAACAAATCCGGTAGACAGTTCCCAACCCTTAACACCCGAAAACCAAAACTCCTCAATAGTAAACCCTACGGCAACGGACTCTAATAGTCCAACCTCTGAAAATCAGATGGCAACTCTCGAACTCCATCGCTGGAAATATCAACTAGCTGTCACCGTCAAGGTTAGCCAAATCCCAGTGATCACCTTTTTAGGTTCCAGAGCAGACCTAGCCCAATTACAACACAGTGATAATCCCTCAAAGGTTGAAAGTCAAGCCATTATCCGAGGCAAAGCTTTAGTCGCTCGTCTGAACCAACTCAGTCAAGAACAAACGTTTAAATCTCAAAGCATTAACGTTAATATCAATCAAGACAAACGATCTTATACCATTACCGTTAATTCACAAGAACTGATTAAACTTGATCAGGGAACCATTCTTCCTGATACCACTAATAAATTAGCTGCCGACGCATTACAAATTACTAATCGTTTGCGACGACTGATGGGAGACGCTCCCCCCTTAACTGCCATTGCGCAAACTCCCCAATCAGGTTATGCTACTCAAGGTATGCAAAAACGAGTGGCCGCCACCCGTAAAGGTATGGCTTCTTGGTATGGGCCAGGATTTCACGGTCGTTTAACCGCTAACGGAGAGCGATATAATCAATACGAATTAACTGCAGCCCATCGTAATCTCCCCTTTGGTACTCAAGTTCGAGTGACTAACCTCAGTAATGGTCGAACGATCATTGTACGGATTAACGATCGCGGTCCTTATGCTCACGGACGAATCATTGATTTATCCAAGGGAGCAGCCAAAATCCTGGGTTTAGTCAGTAGTGGGGTGGCCCCTGTTCAAATTGAAATCCTGGGACGTTAA